Sequence from the Aquimarina sp. Aq107 genome:
TTCTCCAAAACTCCTTTCAATTCAAAACAATAAAATAATGACACATCAAAATGTGCCCCCATTGCTGAAGCAACTTCTGAAGCAATAGTATCTGCATTTGTGTTAAATAACTGACCGTTCTTATCGTGTGTTACAGCACAAAAAACTGGAGTTATTCCTAATTCTAAAAACCCTTTGATAATCTTACCATTTACATTTTTTACATCGCCAACATATCCATAATCAACAAATTGTGGAGGCCTTTTATCCGCTACAATTACATTAGCATCTGCTCCTGTTAACCCTAACGCATTACAATTATATTTTTGTAATCCAGAAACAATGGTCTTATTCAATAAACCTGCGTATGTCATTATTACAATATCTAGATTATCTGCAGAAGTAATTCTTCTACCATCTATCATTTCTGTCTTAACTCCTAATTTTGAAGCTAACTTAGTTGCCGATTTACCACCGCCGTGAATTAATATTTTGGGATCTTCAACTTTTGAAAAATCTTCCAAAAAT
This genomic interval carries:
- the argB gene encoding acetylglutamate kinase, with amino-acid sequence MKKQKLLVAKIGGNIIEDKHALDSFLEDFSKVEDPKILIHGGGKSATKLASKLGVKTEMIDGRRITSADNLDIVIMTYAGLLNKTIVSGLQKYNCNALGLTGADANVIVADKRPPQFVDYGYVGDVKNVNGKIIKGFLELGITPVFCAVTHDKNGQLFNTNADTIASEVASAMGAHFDVSLFYCFELKGVLENIDDKESVIEYIDLEKYTELRDSEAISDGMLPKLKNCFDALQKDVCKVHIANANFIKDNTIKHTTLSL